In Camelina sativa cultivar DH55 chromosome 17, Cs, whole genome shotgun sequence, the genomic stretch TACAACTTTTGGTTGATTAAGATAGTCATTGTCATTCGTatgatttttggataaatttttttaacaatgtcATTCGTATGATGTCTCGCATTGATTCgtatggttgtgtttttttttaggtttctcaTTTGGTAGTTGTAATGTTTACTTGTAATAAATTGGTAGCATTGTTGTGTAGTtggttgtatttaattttagtgttgtttgttcatagtttcttgtttaatttggtagttgtaatgtgtacttgtcataaattgtgattagacattTGTTGTTTGGTCTTTAAGTTTTGATAGTTATTGCAAGTAAGGttttaaaccataaatctcTTTCATTTATCTTCCCTTTCTCACTTGTAAATGATATTCACTTCTCTTCTATACTCGCATCTCTTATCTTCGCATTCCTTCTCTTCTATACCCGCTTCTAATCtctgcttttctcttctcttctcttcgcaTTGATCATCTTCTATACCCGCTTCTCTTCTCTGctcttatcttctcttctcctcgcATTCCTTCTCTTCCTTATCCGTTTCTTCCTATGGATTCTAATAATCCCTTCtttcagtcttcttcttacttcaACTTGCTTAACAGTCAAGAAGAAGGTGGTTTAAATGATAACTTTCATTGGGAAAGTTATCCACCTTCTGGACAGAGCTCACAACCTTCTCCTCACAGCTCCCAACCTTCTCCTCACAGCTCCCAACCTTCTCCTCACAGCTCGCAAGAAACACCAAAAGAGCGCAAGGAGAGAAAGACATGGACACCTGCTGATGATGAAGTCTTGATCTCCGCATGGCTCAACACTTCAAAAGATCCCATCgttgcaaatcaacaaaagggaGGAAGCTTCTGGAGCAGGATTCAAAAATACTATTGTGACACTCCTCACGCTAGAAACGGTGGGGAACAGATGCTGGTGACACATTGCAAGCAGCGTTGGCACAAGATAAATGACCATACTAACAAGTTCTGTGCCGCATTCGCAGCTGCGGAGAGACAGAACAGCTCTGGTCATTCTGAAAATGATATCATGAAGAATGCACATGATATCTACTTCGCTGCCCATAACAAGAGATTCAACCTTGAACATTGTTGGTTTCGTTTAAGGTTTGAGCAGAAATTTCTATCCCTTAACACTATTAACACGACCCCAGCTCAGCCTgcaacaaagaggaaacaagCTGGTGAAGGTTCGCAGTCATCAAGCTGCAGTGTTGAGGAGTCTGAGAAGAGGCCAGAAGGGATCAAGGCTGCCAAGGCGAAGAGGAACAATGCTCAGTCCACAAACGTGAAGACTCTTGCTGAGTATAAGAGCATGTGGGATGTCAAGAAAGAGGAATTAGCTGAAAAGGAGAAACTACAGAAGCTGGCCATCCTAG encodes the following:
- the LOC104759331 gene encoding glutathione S-transferase T3-like: MDSNNPFFQSSSYFNLLNSQEEGGLNDNFHWESYPPSGQSSQPSPHSSQPSPHSSQPSPHSSQETPKERKERKTWTPADDEVLISAWLNTSKDPIVANQQKGGSFWSRIQKYYCDTPHARNGGEQMLVTHCKQRWHKINDHTNKFCAAFAAAERQNSSGHSENDIMKNAHDIYFAAHNKRFNLEHCWFRLRFEQKFLSLNTINTTPAQPATKRKQAGEGSQSSSCSVEESEKRPEGIKAAKAKRNNAQSTNVKTLAEYKSMWDVKKEELAEKEKLQKLAILDTLLAKKEPLSASEEIIMNKIVSQYF